From Ignatzschineria sp. RMDPL8A, a single genomic window includes:
- a CDS encoding transporter substrate-binding domain-containing protein: MIKKTLTAATLLLSAAFAQETIKIGIEGSYPPFSYISPERTIEGFEPDLARLFCEKMERKCEIVQVDFDALIPSLNTKRIDAILASMSITDDRKKAIDFTKKYYQTPARFVAPKGKNYDITKEGLKKKRIGVQSGTIHEIYLNDEFRKIAKIRSYRNLDEAMIDLETGRIDLVFADVVPLDTGYLQKGYGERIEFVGPDFMDEKWFGEGVGVGIRKGENELRESFEKAIKASRDDGSYKEVETKYFSYDVYGKE; this comes from the coding sequence ATGATTAAAAAAACCTTAACTGCAGCAACGCTTCTCTTATCAGCAGCCTTTGCTCAAGAGACAATTAAAATTGGAATTGAAGGATCCTATCCTCCCTTTAGCTATATCTCTCCAGAACGGACAATTGAAGGCTTTGAGCCCGATCTAGCGCGTCTCTTTTGTGAAAAGATGGAACGTAAATGTGAAATCGTTCAAGTGGACTTTGATGCGCTGATTCCATCGCTTAACACCAAACGCATCGATGCAATCTTAGCGTCAATGTCCATTACCGATGATCGTAAAAAAGCGATCGACTTTACTAAAAAGTATTATCAAACCCCCGCTCGTTTTGTGGCTCCTAAAGGGAAAAACTATGACATCACCAAAGAAGGCTTAAAGAAAAAACGCATTGGGGTTCAAAGCGGTACCATTCATGAAATCTATCTCAATGATGAATTCCGTAAAATTGCTAAAATCCGTAGCTATCGTAACTTAGACGAAGCGATGATCGACCTTGAAACCGGCCGTATTGATCTTGTATTTGCGGACGTGGTTCCTCTTGATACCGGTTATTTACAAAAAGGCTATGGTGAGCGCATTGAGTTTGTGGGCCCTGATTTTATGGATGAAAAATGGTTTGGTGAAGGGGTCGGCGTTGGAATCCGTAAAGGGGAAAACGAGCTGCGTGAATCCTTTGAAAAAGCCATTAAAGCAAGCCGTGACGATGGATCGTACAAAGAAGTTGAGACAAAATATTTCAGCTATGATGTGTACGGTAAAGAATAG
- a CDS encoding adenosylcobalamin-dependent ribonucleoside-diphosphate reductase: protein MTTHTIPLQDASFDIWKQKYRLISKEGIPIDQTIDDTFKRVARAIAEVETSNELKEIWYERFLKALQHGAIPAGRIISNAGAESHKPATSTINCTVSGTIEDSMDDILGKVHEAGLTLKAGCGIGYDFSTLRPKGAYVSGAGAYTSGPLSFMDIFDKMCFTVSSAGGRRGAQMATFSVEHPDVVEFIHAKREDGRLRQFNLSLLITSDFMEAVEKDLDWELIFPIQAKEIDDPETLKGEDILWKEWPTTENLIVNEAGEVACRIYKTIKARRLWDVVMSSTYDYAEPGFILIDKVNEQNNNWWCEHIRATNPCGEQPLPPYGSCLLGSINLTRFVRDPFTENAAFDWESFDEIVGIFTRMLDNVVEINGLPLKKQQHEIFHKRRHGMGYLGLGSALTMMGIAYGSEEAVAFTEAVTKRMAIRGWEIALELAKEKGPAPLLAEEFTVTQAMLNKRPEMVNDGYHVGDTIKGSVLHAKYSRYMQKIGAERPELIAELAEIGARFTHHSSIAPTGTISLSLANNVSNGIEPSFAHHYTRNIIKEGRKTKESVDVFSYELLLYRQLINENAMPHAKEPENALPEYFISADSVSPKEHVDMQAAAQIWVDSSISKTANIPTEYPYEKFKDIYLYAYKKGLKGCTTFRFNPEVFQGVLVKEKDLENTLYTFNLDDGSEVTLKGNERIEYDGEIHTAANLFEALKEGYYGKF from the coding sequence ATGACGACTCACACGATTCCTCTACAAGACGCATCATTTGATATTTGGAAGCAAAAATATCGCCTTATCAGCAAAGAGGGCATCCCGATTGATCAAACGATTGACGATACCTTCAAGCGCGTTGCGCGCGCCATTGCCGAGGTTGAGACGAGTAATGAGCTCAAAGAGATCTGGTATGAGCGTTTTCTTAAAGCGCTGCAACATGGAGCGATTCCCGCGGGACGTATTATTTCCAATGCGGGCGCAGAATCCCATAAACCGGCCACATCCACCATTAACTGTACCGTTTCGGGCACCATTGAAGATTCAATGGATGATATTTTAGGCAAAGTCCATGAAGCGGGGCTGACGCTCAAAGCCGGATGCGGGATCGGTTATGATTTCTCGACGCTTCGCCCAAAAGGGGCGTATGTATCGGGAGCGGGAGCTTATACCTCAGGGCCGCTCTCCTTTATGGATATTTTCGATAAAATGTGTTTTACCGTTAGTTCCGCCGGAGGACGCCGTGGTGCGCAGATGGCAACATTTAGTGTCGAGCACCCGGATGTTGTCGAATTTATCCATGCTAAGCGCGAGGATGGCCGTCTGCGTCAATTTAACCTCTCGCTTCTTATCACATCGGATTTTATGGAAGCAGTGGAAAAGGATCTCGATTGGGAGCTGATTTTCCCCATTCAAGCCAAAGAGATTGACGATCCGGAAACTCTCAAAGGCGAGGATATCCTTTGGAAAGAGTGGCCTACCACGGAAAACTTAATCGTTAATGAAGCGGGCGAGGTAGCGTGTCGCATCTATAAAACCATCAAAGCGCGCCGGTTATGGGACGTGGTGATGAGCTCGACCTATGATTACGCGGAACCGGGCTTTATTTTGATCGACAAGGTCAATGAGCAGAACAATAATTGGTGGTGTGAGCATATCCGCGCGACCAATCCCTGTGGCGAACAGCCGCTTCCTCCGTATGGATCGTGCCTTCTCGGTTCGATCAATTTAACGCGCTTTGTGAGGGATCCCTTTACCGAAAATGCCGCGTTTGATTGGGAGAGTTTTGATGAGATTGTGGGGATCTTTACCCGTATGCTCGATAATGTGGTGGAGATTAATGGCTTGCCGCTTAAAAAACAGCAACATGAAATCTTTCATAAACGCCGTCACGGCATGGGCTATTTAGGTCTTGGATCCGCGCTCACCATGATGGGCATTGCCTATGGCTCTGAAGAAGCGGTGGCCTTTACCGAAGCGGTAACCAAACGCATGGCAATCCGCGGTTGGGAGATCGCCCTTGAGCTTGCCAAAGAGAAGGGGCCGGCGCCGTTATTAGCGGAAGAATTTACCGTTACCCAAGCGATGCTTAACAAGCGTCCTGAAATGGTGAACGATGGCTATCACGTTGGCGACACCATTAAAGGCTCAGTGCTTCACGCGAAATATTCACGCTATATGCAAAAAATTGGTGCGGAACGCCCCGAACTGATCGCTGAACTTGCCGAGATTGGCGCACGTTTTACCCATCACAGTTCCATTGCGCCAACGGGGACGATTTCACTCTCGCTCGCGAACAATGTCTCTAACGGCATTGAACCCAGTTTTGCCCACCATTACACTCGCAATATCATTAAAGAGGGGCGTAAAACCAAAGAGAGCGTTGATGTCTTTTCTTATGAGTTACTGCTCTATCGTCAACTTATTAATGAAAACGCGATGCCTCACGCGAAAGAGCCTGAAAATGCGCTGCCTGAGTACTTTATTAGTGCCGATAGCGTCTCGCCAAAAGAGCATGTTGATATGCAAGCCGCCGCGCAAATTTGGGTGGATTCCTCCATCTCAAAAACCGCTAATATTCCGACCGAATATCCCTATGAAAAATTCAAAGATATCTATCTGTACGCTTATAAAAAGGGCTTAAAAGGGTGCACAACTTTCCGCTTTAATCCTGAGGTATTCCAAGGGGTGTTGGTGAAAGAGAAAGATCTTGAAAATACGCTCTACACCTTCAATCTTGACGATGGTTCGGAGGTGACGCTTAAGGGAAATGAGCGCATTGAGTACGATGGGGAGATTCATACGGCGGCCAATCTCTTTGAGGCGTTAAAAGAGGGTTATTACGGAAAATTCTAG